The Flavobacterium sp. HJ-32-4 genome contains a region encoding:
- a CDS encoding T9SS type A sorting domain-containing protein, whose translation MRNLLIVTLMAITCCHAQIPTLDADFGSSGVTLADLTNGLDAVGTIGRQSDGKLVATVFGTYSIDGSIRLARFTENGLLDTTFGVNGMVETPFFCLGTDSKQRIAVQSDNKILVVGGIKTSVGLIHKNALTRYEADGSLDMSFGDMGLSGGPGTSEAECVTVLEDGSIMVLGGSSSGVVLSKYLTSGYWDMGYADGGRISFSFTDSTDDIEWAKKIIVQPDGTVLVLVEVEQLINDSRWRAPAVAKLTASGEFVTDFGSEGKWMGEMTKESNAYDFSVLPDGTIVIVGDQKSLATSFREGTIMKLDSAGNPISSFGSGGVVFDTLSGGTGDTTFHSNLILDGKILCLAYLQTSLTTGDIGLARYLPDGTLDTTFGNQGKYILDATGGVEVAVSMYLQPDGKCVVGGLTFTSALLARLDVGNLGTSEDRINLITAWPNPFSDKVVLSGLTSETQVALCDLSGKVLHESYLQPDQPVWPLPQSLAKGVYLLKLVSGNAYRTLKLVKS comes from the coding sequence ATGAGAAACCTCCTGATTGTCACACTGATGGCTATAACGTGTTGCCATGCACAGATACCCACTTTGGACGCTGACTTCGGCTCGTCTGGAGTTACACTTGCAGATCTTACAAACGGACTCGACGCCGTGGGAACCATCGGTCGTCAATCCGATGGCAAGTTGGTTGCGACGGTCTTCGGTACCTATAGTATTGACGGTAGTATCCGCCTTGCACGTTTCACTGAAAACGGACTCCTCGATACTACATTTGGGGTAAATGGCATGGTGGAAACACCTTTTTTCTGTCTGGGAACGGATAGTAAACAGCGTATTGCCGTACAATCGGATAATAAGATACTGGTGGTCGGAGGAATAAAAACGAGCGTAGGTCTTATTCATAAAAACGCGTTGACGCGTTATGAGGCGGATGGCTCCCTCGATATGAGTTTTGGAGATATGGGCCTTTCGGGCGGTCCGGGTACTTCTGAGGCAGAATGTGTGACGGTGTTGGAGGATGGCAGTATCATGGTGCTGGGCGGAAGTTCGTCGGGAGTGGTGTTATCAAAGTATCTCACGAGTGGTTATTGGGATATGGGGTACGCGGATGGCGGCAGGATTTCGTTTTCATTTACCGACTCGACGGATGACATAGAATGGGCCAAAAAGATCATTGTCCAGCCCGACGGTACGGTCTTGGTACTTGTGGAAGTCGAACAGTTAATAAATGATTCGCGGTGGCGTGCCCCTGCGGTAGCAAAACTTACAGCGTCCGGCGAGTTCGTTACCGATTTTGGATCGGAGGGTAAATGGATGGGCGAAATGACGAAAGAGTCAAATGCCTATGATTTTTCTGTTCTCCCCGATGGTACGATTGTCATAGTGGGCGACCAGAAATCGCTAGCCACGAGTTTTCGGGAGGGCACGATTATGAAACTTGATTCAGCCGGTAATCCAATCAGCTCATTTGGATCTGGAGGTGTAGTTTTCGATACGCTGTCGGGCGGTACCGGAGATACGACTTTTCATTCTAACCTGATACTGGATGGAAAGATACTGTGTCTGGCCTACCTTCAAACCTCTTTAACAACCGGCGACATAGGTTTGGCCCGCTACCTTCCGGACGGCACGCTGGATACCACATTCGGTAACCAGGGAAAATATATCCTGGATGCGACAGGCGGCGTGGAAGTGGCTGTTTCTATGTACTTGCAGCCGGACGGTAAATGTGTAGTAGGAGGCCTTACGTTTACTTCGGCGCTGCTTGCAAGGTTGGATGTGGGTAACCTCGGTACAAGCGAAGATAGGATAAACCTTATTACTGCCTGGCCCAATCCATTTTCTGACAAAGTTGTGTTGTCGGGCCTAACGTCCGAAACCCAGGTGGCGTTGTGCGACCTGTCGGGGAAGGTACTCCACGAGAGCTATCTGCAGCCCGATCAACCTGTTTGGCCGCTTCCGCAGTCGCTGGCCAAGGGCGTCTACTTATTAAAGTTGGTTTCCGGAAATGCATATCGCACCCTCAAACTGGTCAAATCCTGA
- a CDS encoding YafY family protein, with amino-acid sequence MATNKLALLRYKTIDACLRNRFRKWTLEDLIAKVSDALYEYEGISSGVSRRTIQGDIQMMRSDKLGYNAPIVVIDRKFYLYEDEQYSITNSPVSHADTEKMKEVVSLLKHLNGFQYFEEMSDMIARLENNVNKSTGQSRNYIQFESNAQLKGLEHINRLYQAILSKTPLMIEYKSFRALDSQRKVYYPYLLKEFRNRWFLICTPRGGAMLTLALDRIIEFHELTKEPFVEYDGVDFERYYDDLIGVTKSPKDRAQKVLLKFHPRHAPYVLTKPLHHSQTVLAEQEGGILVRIDVVLNFELEKEILSFGEYVKVLAPRLLASRIAKRLRDAAGHYDKTTKKPGTASGS; translated from the coding sequence ATGGCTACCAACAAACTCGCTCTGTTACGATATAAAACCATCGACGCCTGCCTGCGCAACCGTTTCCGAAAATGGACGCTGGAGGATTTGATCGCGAAAGTGTCCGACGCGCTGTACGAATACGAAGGCATTTCGAGTGGTGTGAGCCGCCGGACGATACAGGGCGACATACAGATGATGCGGAGCGATAAGCTGGGGTACAATGCCCCGATTGTCGTGATCGACCGGAAGTTCTACCTTTACGAAGACGAGCAGTACAGCATCACCAATTCGCCCGTAAGCCACGCCGATACCGAAAAGATGAAAGAGGTCGTCAGCCTGCTCAAGCACCTGAACGGTTTTCAGTATTTCGAGGAGATGAGCGATATGATAGCGCGACTCGAGAATAACGTGAACAAGTCGACCGGGCAGTCCCGGAACTACATACAGTTTGAAAGCAACGCGCAACTGAAGGGCCTCGAACACATCAACCGGCTCTACCAGGCTATTTTGTCGAAGACGCCGTTAATGATCGAATACAAATCGTTTCGCGCGCTCGACTCACAACGCAAGGTCTATTATCCGTATTTACTGAAAGAGTTCCGCAATCGCTGGTTCCTGATCTGCACGCCGCGCGGTGGCGCGATGCTGACGCTGGCGCTGGATCGGATCATCGAGTTCCACGAGTTGACAAAAGAGCCTTTTGTGGAATACGACGGCGTGGATTTTGAACGGTATTACGACGACCTGATTGGTGTGACGAAGAGCCCGAAAGACCGCGCGCAGAAAGTGCTGCTGAAATTTCACCCCCGCCACGCACCCTACGTACTGACGAAACCCCTTCACCACTCACAGACGGTGCTGGCCGAACAGGAAGGCGGTATTTTGGTGCGTATCGATGTTGTTTTGAATTTCGAACTGGAGAAGGAAATCCTGTCGTTTGGGGAATACGTCAAGGTGTTGGCGCCGCGGTTATTGGCGTCGCGCATTGCGAAAAGGCTGCGGGACGCGGCAGGTCACTATGACAAAACCACAAAAAAACCCGGAACAGCGTCCGGGTCATAA
- a CDS encoding TROVE domain-containing protein: MKFNLRIRKTTQVVNHEKAKAYVMTPETELYAAVATAGLSDMFYESTDKRLERIVALIAQCSPEFVAKLAVYVRTEMHLRSVPAVLAVTLAKQQSGNAIVGAAVAGVVRRADEITELLAVYQLLNGRTGAKKLGALSKQVQKGLSVAFNRFDEYQFAKYNRDTEIKLRDALFLVHPKAKNENQQVVFDKIASKSLSVPYTWETELSKLGQVDFASNGEKNKAFTQKWEELIDASALGYMALLRNLRNIAEANVSRKHIAKVCDVLSDQDQVAKSKQLPFRFLAAYREVKVLKSPYVASLLTAIEEAVMHSAQNIKGFGFDTSLVIACDVSGSMQQPVSKRSKVMLYDIGLMLAMLLQSRCKVVTAGMFGDRWKEINVSRRNVLSNVEAFYRREGEVGYATNGHLVIESLIARRRIVDKVMLFTDVQLYDSSGHGNSFASSWARYKKIAPEAKVYVFDLAGYGQMPLDVRQNDVHLIAGWSDKIFDVLDAIENGGSAVEKVMAVPLT; the protein is encoded by the coding sequence ATGAAATTCAATTTACGTATCCGTAAGACAACGCAGGTCGTCAACCATGAAAAAGCAAAAGCCTATGTGATGACGCCTGAAACCGAACTGTATGCCGCTGTCGCTACTGCCGGACTCAGCGATATGTTCTATGAATCGACCGATAAACGGCTCGAGCGCATCGTCGCCCTGATCGCCCAATGTAGCCCCGAATTCGTTGCGAAGCTTGCCGTGTATGTACGTACCGAAATGCACCTGCGATCCGTACCTGCCGTACTCGCCGTAACGCTGGCGAAACAGCAATCGGGTAATGCCATTGTGGGTGCCGCTGTGGCCGGAGTCGTTCGGCGTGCCGATGAAATCACCGAGTTGCTCGCCGTATACCAGCTACTGAATGGCCGTACGGGTGCCAAAAAGTTGGGCGCACTTTCAAAACAGGTACAGAAAGGTCTGTCGGTCGCATTCAACCGCTTCGACGAATATCAGTTCGCCAAGTATAACCGCGACACCGAAATAAAACTCCGCGACGCGCTCTTCCTCGTGCATCCAAAAGCGAAGAACGAAAACCAGCAGGTCGTTTTTGATAAAATAGCCAGCAAGTCACTCAGCGTACCCTATACATGGGAAACAGAATTGTCGAAACTCGGGCAGGTGGATTTTGCCAGCAACGGCGAAAAAAATAAGGCGTTCACACAGAAGTGGGAAGAACTCATCGATGCCAGCGCTTTAGGCTATATGGCGTTGCTCCGCAACCTGCGTAACATCGCCGAAGCCAACGTTTCCCGAAAACACATCGCGAAAGTCTGTGACGTGCTGTCGGACCAGGATCAGGTAGCGAAATCCAAGCAGTTACCGTTTCGCTTCCTGGCCGCGTACCGCGAGGTTAAAGTGTTGAAATCGCCCTATGTCGCATCATTGTTGACGGCTATAGAAGAGGCTGTCATGCACAGCGCGCAGAATATAAAAGGTTTCGGTTTCGACACCTCGCTTGTTATCGCCTGCGATGTTTCGGGTTCGATGCAGCAACCGGTTTCCAAGAGAAGCAAAGTGATGCTTTACGACATCGGGTTGATGCTCGCCATGCTCCTGCAATCACGCTGCAAGGTCGTAACGGCCGGAATGTTCGGCGACCGCTGGAAAGAAATCAACGTCTCACGACGCAACGTCCTGTCGAATGTCGAAGCATTCTATCGACGCGAAGGCGAGGTGGGCTACGCGACCAACGGTCATCTGGTCATCGAATCGCTGATTGCCCGCCGACGTATCGTCGATAAGGTGATGCTGTTCACCGACGTACAATTGTATGACAGCTCCGGCCATGGCAATTCGTTCGCCTCGTCCTGGGCACGATATAAGAAAATCGCCCCGGAGGCAAAAGTCTATGTATTCGACCTGGCAGGCTACGGCCAGATGCCGCTGGATGTCCGCCAGAACGATGTACACCTGATCGCAGGCTGGTCAGACAAGATCTTCGACGTACTCGATGCCATCGAAAACGGTGGATCGGCCGTCGAGAAGGTGATGGCTGTGCCATTGACCTAA